From the Anoplopoma fimbria isolate UVic2021 breed Golden Eagle Sablefish chromosome 14, Afim_UVic_2022, whole genome shotgun sequence genome, one window contains:
- the grin1a gene encoding glutamate receptor ionotropic, NMDA 1a isoform X3, whose protein sequence is MRLFLLAVLLSCSCARAGCEPKIVNIGAVLSQKRYEQVFKDAVTQANQVYGRDKFKLTAISVTHKPNAIQMALSVCEDLISSQVYAILVSHPPQSNDHLTPTPVSYTAGFYRIPVVGLTTRMSIYSDKSIHLSFLRTVPPYSHQAHVWFDLMREFNWNHIILIVSDDHEGRAAQKRLETLLEERETKAEKVLQFSQETNLTALLLEAKELEARVIILSASEEDAAAVYKAARFLNMTGSGYVWLVGEREMSGKALSEAPDGLIGLQLINGKNESAHINDAVAVVAQSIQELFEKENITEPPRGCVGNTNIWKTGPLFKRVLMSSKYPEGLTGRVEFNDDGDRKYAHYSILNYQKSRLIQVGIYNGTQVVMNNQRKIIWPGGETEKPQGFQMSTRLKIVTIHQEPFVYVKPTQLDGTCKEEMTLNGVLIKKVICTGPNETIPGRPIVPQCCYGFCVDLLIKLAMTMNFTYEVHLVADGKFGTQERVNNSNKKEWNGMMGELLGGLADMIVAPLTINNERAQYIEFSKPFKYQGLTILVKKEIPRSTLDSFMQPFQSTLWLLVGLSVHVVAVMLYLLDRFSPFGRFKVNSEEEEEDALTLSSAMWFSWGVLLNSGIGEGAPRSFSARILGMVWAGFAMIIVASYTANLAAFLVLDRPEERITGINDPRLRNPSDKFIYATVKQSSVDIYFRRQVELSTMYRHMEKHNYESAAEAIQAVRDNKLHAFIWDSAVLEFEASQKCDLVTTGELFFRSGFGIGMRKDSPWKQNVSLAILSSHENGFMEDLDKTWVRYQECDSRSNAPATLTFENMAGVFMLVAGGIAAGIFLIFIEIAYKRHKDARRKQMQLAFAAVNVWRKNLQQYPPTDITGQLNLSDPSVSTVV, encoded by the exons GTCTACGCTATCCTGGTGAGTCACCCTCCCCAGTCCAATGACCACCTCACTCCAACGCCTGTCTCATACACTGCAGGCTTCTACCGCATTCCCGTGGTGGGGCTCACCACCCGCATGTCCATCTACTCGGACAAG AGTATCCACCTGTCCTTCCTGCGGACGGTCCCTCCCTATTCCCACCAAGCGCACGTGTGGTTCGACCTGATGCGCGAGTTCAACTGGAACCACATCATCTTGATAGTGAGCGACGACCACGAGGGGCGGGCCGCTCAGAAGAGGCTCGAGACCCTcttggaggagagagagacaaag GCAGAGAAAGTCCTCCAGTTCAGTCAGGAGACTAACTTAACTGCCCTGCTGCTGGAGGCGAAAGAGCTGGAGGCCCGAGTCATCATCCTGTCCGCCAG TGAGGAGGACGCTGCCGCAGTGTACAAGGCTGCCCGCTTCCTCAACATGACGGGCTCGGGGTACGTGTGGCTGGTGGGCGAGCGGGAGATGTCGGGTAAAGCCCTGAGCGAGGCGCCAGACG GTCTGATTGGCCTCCAGCTCATCAACGGGAAGAATGAGTCAGCCCATATCAATGATGCGGTGGCTGTGGTGGCTCAGTCCATCCAGGAGCTGTTTGAGAAGGAGAATATCACGGAACCCCCGAGAGGATGTGTGGGCAACACCAACATCTGGAAAACAGGGCCACTCTTTAAACG GGTGCTGATGTCATCTAAATACCCAGAGGGCCTCACAGGACGCGTGGAGTTCAATGACGACGGAGACAGGAAGTACGCCCATTACAGTATACTCAACTACCAGAAGAGTCGACTCATTCAAGTCGGCATTTACAATGGAACACAG GTGGTGATGAACAATCAGCGGAAGATCATCTGGCCCGGAGGAGAGACTGAGAAACCGCAGGGCTTCCAGATGTCCACTCGATTAAAG ATAGTGACGATACACCAGGAGCCATTTGTGTATGTGAAACCCACTCAGCTGGACGGAACATGCAAGGAGGAAATGACTTTAAATGGAGTCTTAATTAAAAAGGTTATCTGCACTGGGCCCAATGAGACCATCCCAG GACGTCCAATTGTGCCCCAATGTTGTTATGGATTCTGTGTTGATCTCCTCATCAAGTTGGCTATGACAATGAACTTCACCTATGAGGTGCATCTGGTGGCTGATGGGAAATTCGGAACTCAGGAGCGG GTGAACAACAGTAACAAGAAAGAGTGGAATGGCATGATGGGAGAGCTCCTGGGGGGCCTGGCTGACATGATTGTAGCCCCACTGACTATAAACAACGAACGAGCCCAGTACATCGAGTTCTCCAAACCCTTTAAATATCAAGGCCTCACCATCCTTGTTAAAAAG gaaaTCCCTCGCAGTACGCTGGACTCGTTCATGCAGCCGTTCCAAAGCACGCTGTGGCTGCTGGTGGGTCTTTCGGTGCATGTGGTGGCGGTGATGCTTTACCTACTAGACCGGTTCAG CCCGTTTGGAAGATTTAAAGTAAacagtgaagaggaagaagaagatgccCTCACCTTATCATCTGCTATGTGGTTCTCCTGGGGAGTGTTGCTGAACTCTGGTATAGGAGAAG GTGCGCCGCGCAGCTTCTCAGCGAGAATCCTGGGCATGGTGTGGGCCGGATTTGCCATGATCATTGTGGCTTCTTATACTGCCAACCTGGCTGCCTTCCTTGTGTTGGACCGGCCTGAGGAGCGCATCACCGGCATCAACGACCCAAGG CTGAGAAACCCATCCGACAAGTTCATCTACGCCACGGTGAAGCAGAGCTCCGTGGACATCTACTTCCGGCGGCAGGTGGAGCTTAGCACCATGTACCGCCACATGGAGAAGCACAACTATGAGAGTGCCGCCGAGGCTATCCAGGCCGTGCGTGACAA CAAGCTGCATGCTTTCATCTGGGACTCTGCGGTGCTGGAGTTTGAAGCTTCGCAGAAGTGCGACCTGGTGACCACGGGAGAGCTGTTTTTCCGCTCGGGCTTTGGCATAGGCATGCGCAAGGACAGCCCCTGGAAACAGAATGTGTCCCTGGCCATTCTCAG TTCTCATGAGAACGGCTTCATGGAAGACCTAGATAAAACCTGGGTGAGATACCAGGAGTGTGACTCACGGAGCAATGCCCCAGCCACACTCACCTTTGAAAACATGGCAG GGGTCTTCATGCTTGTGGCAGGAGGAATAGCCGCAGGGATCTTCCTAATCTTCATTGAAATCGCCTATAAGCGGCATAAAGACGCCCGCAGGAAGCAGATGCAGCTCGCCTTTGCGGCGGTCAATGTTTGGAGGAAGAACCTGCAG CAGTACCCACCCACTGACATCACGGGCCAACTCAACTTGTCTGACCCGTCTGTCAGTACTGTGGTATAA
- the grin1a gene encoding glutamate receptor ionotropic, NMDA 1a isoform X1, with protein sequence MRLFLLAVLLSCSCARAGCEPKIVNIGAVLSQKRYEQVFKDAVTQANQVYGRDKFKLTAISVTHKPNAIQMALSVCEDLISSQVYAILVSHPPQSNDHLTPTPVSYTAGFYRIPVVGLTTRMSIYSDKSIHLSFLRTVPPYSHQAHVWFDLMREFNWNHIILIVSDDHEGRAAQKRLETLLEERETKNKKRNYENLDQLSYDNKRGPKAEKVLQFSQETNLTALLLEAKELEARVIILSASEEDAAAVYKAARFLNMTGSGYVWLVGEREMSGKALSEAPDGLIGLQLINGKNESAHINDAVAVVAQSIQELFEKENITEPPRGCVGNTNIWKTGPLFKRVLMSSKYPEGLTGRVEFNDDGDRKYAHYSILNYQKSRLIQVGIYNGTQVVMNNQRKIIWPGGETEKPQGFQMSTRLKIVTIHQEPFVYVKPTQLDGTCKEEMTLNGVLIKKVICTGPNETIPGRPIVPQCCYGFCVDLLIKLAMTMNFTYEVHLVADGKFGTQERVNNSNKKEWNGMMGELLGGLADMIVAPLTINNERAQYIEFSKPFKYQGLTILVKKEIPRSTLDSFMQPFQSTLWLLVGLSVHVVAVMLYLLDRFSPFGRFKVNSEEEEEDALTLSSAMWFSWGVLLNSGIGEGAPRSFSARILGMVWAGFAMIIVASYTANLAAFLVLDRPEERITGINDPRLRNPSDKFIYATVKQSSVDIYFRRQVELSTMYRHMEKHNYESAAEAIQAVRDNKLHAFIWDSAVLEFEASQKCDLVTTGELFFRSGFGIGMRKDSPWKQNVSLAILSSHENGFMEDLDKTWVRYQECDSRSNAPATLTFENMAGVFMLVAGGIAAGIFLIFIEIAYKRHKDARRKQMQLAFAAVNVWRKNLQDRKSGRAEPDPKKKASFRSISTTLASSIKRRRSSKDTQYPPTDITGQLNLSDPSVSTVV encoded by the exons GTCTACGCTATCCTGGTGAGTCACCCTCCCCAGTCCAATGACCACCTCACTCCAACGCCTGTCTCATACACTGCAGGCTTCTACCGCATTCCCGTGGTGGGGCTCACCACCCGCATGTCCATCTACTCGGACAAG AGTATCCACCTGTCCTTCCTGCGGACGGTCCCTCCCTATTCCCACCAAGCGCACGTGTGGTTCGACCTGATGCGCGAGTTCAACTGGAACCACATCATCTTGATAGTGAGCGACGACCACGAGGGGCGGGCCGCTCAGAAGAGGCTCGAGACCCTcttggaggagagagagacaaag aataaaaaaaggaactaTGAAAACCTCGACCAACTGTCCTATGACAACAAGCGAGGACCTAAG GCAGAGAAAGTCCTCCAGTTCAGTCAGGAGACTAACTTAACTGCCCTGCTGCTGGAGGCGAAAGAGCTGGAGGCCCGAGTCATCATCCTGTCCGCCAG TGAGGAGGACGCTGCCGCAGTGTACAAGGCTGCCCGCTTCCTCAACATGACGGGCTCGGGGTACGTGTGGCTGGTGGGCGAGCGGGAGATGTCGGGTAAAGCCCTGAGCGAGGCGCCAGACG GTCTGATTGGCCTCCAGCTCATCAACGGGAAGAATGAGTCAGCCCATATCAATGATGCGGTGGCTGTGGTGGCTCAGTCCATCCAGGAGCTGTTTGAGAAGGAGAATATCACGGAACCCCCGAGAGGATGTGTGGGCAACACCAACATCTGGAAAACAGGGCCACTCTTTAAACG GGTGCTGATGTCATCTAAATACCCAGAGGGCCTCACAGGACGCGTGGAGTTCAATGACGACGGAGACAGGAAGTACGCCCATTACAGTATACTCAACTACCAGAAGAGTCGACTCATTCAAGTCGGCATTTACAATGGAACACAG GTGGTGATGAACAATCAGCGGAAGATCATCTGGCCCGGAGGAGAGACTGAGAAACCGCAGGGCTTCCAGATGTCCACTCGATTAAAG ATAGTGACGATACACCAGGAGCCATTTGTGTATGTGAAACCCACTCAGCTGGACGGAACATGCAAGGAGGAAATGACTTTAAATGGAGTCTTAATTAAAAAGGTTATCTGCACTGGGCCCAATGAGACCATCCCAG GACGTCCAATTGTGCCCCAATGTTGTTATGGATTCTGTGTTGATCTCCTCATCAAGTTGGCTATGACAATGAACTTCACCTATGAGGTGCATCTGGTGGCTGATGGGAAATTCGGAACTCAGGAGCGG GTGAACAACAGTAACAAGAAAGAGTGGAATGGCATGATGGGAGAGCTCCTGGGGGGCCTGGCTGACATGATTGTAGCCCCACTGACTATAAACAACGAACGAGCCCAGTACATCGAGTTCTCCAAACCCTTTAAATATCAAGGCCTCACCATCCTTGTTAAAAAG gaaaTCCCTCGCAGTACGCTGGACTCGTTCATGCAGCCGTTCCAAAGCACGCTGTGGCTGCTGGTGGGTCTTTCGGTGCATGTGGTGGCGGTGATGCTTTACCTACTAGACCGGTTCAG CCCGTTTGGAAGATTTAAAGTAAacagtgaagaggaagaagaagatgccCTCACCTTATCATCTGCTATGTGGTTCTCCTGGGGAGTGTTGCTGAACTCTGGTATAGGAGAAG GTGCGCCGCGCAGCTTCTCAGCGAGAATCCTGGGCATGGTGTGGGCCGGATTTGCCATGATCATTGTGGCTTCTTATACTGCCAACCTGGCTGCCTTCCTTGTGTTGGACCGGCCTGAGGAGCGCATCACCGGCATCAACGACCCAAGG CTGAGAAACCCATCCGACAAGTTCATCTACGCCACGGTGAAGCAGAGCTCCGTGGACATCTACTTCCGGCGGCAGGTGGAGCTTAGCACCATGTACCGCCACATGGAGAAGCACAACTATGAGAGTGCCGCCGAGGCTATCCAGGCCGTGCGTGACAA CAAGCTGCATGCTTTCATCTGGGACTCTGCGGTGCTGGAGTTTGAAGCTTCGCAGAAGTGCGACCTGGTGACCACGGGAGAGCTGTTTTTCCGCTCGGGCTTTGGCATAGGCATGCGCAAGGACAGCCCCTGGAAACAGAATGTGTCCCTGGCCATTCTCAG TTCTCATGAGAACGGCTTCATGGAAGACCTAGATAAAACCTGGGTGAGATACCAGGAGTGTGACTCACGGAGCAATGCCCCAGCCACACTCACCTTTGAAAACATGGCAG GGGTCTTCATGCTTGTGGCAGGAGGAATAGCCGCAGGGATCTTCCTAATCTTCATTGAAATCGCCTATAAGCGGCATAAAGACGCCCGCAGGAAGCAGATGCAGCTCGCCTTTGCGGCGGTCAATGTTTGGAGGAAGAACCTGCAG GATAGGAAAAGTGGTAGAGCAGAGCCCGACCCCAAAAAGAAAGCCTCTTTTAGGTCCATCAGTACCACCTTGGCCTCCAGCATCAAGAGACGTAGGTCCTCCAAAGACACG CAGTACCCACCCACTGACATCACGGGCCAACTCAACTTGTCTGACCCGTCTGTCAGTACTGTGGTATAA
- the grin1a gene encoding glutamate receptor ionotropic, NMDA 1a isoform X2, with product MRLFLLAVLLSCSCARAGCEPKIVNIGAVLSQKRYEQVFKDAVTQANQVYGRDKFKLTAISVTHKPNAIQMALSVCEDLISSQVYAILVSHPPQSNDHLTPTPVSYTAGFYRIPVVGLTTRMSIYSDKSIHLSFLRTVPPYSHQAHVWFDLMREFNWNHIILIVSDDHEGRAAQKRLETLLEERETKNKKRNYENLDQLSYDNKRGPKAEKVLQFSQETNLTALLLEAKELEARVIILSASEEDAAAVYKAARFLNMTGSGYVWLVGEREMSGKALSEAPDGLIGLQLINGKNESAHINDAVAVVAQSIQELFEKENITEPPRGCVGNTNIWKTGPLFKRVLMSSKYPEGLTGRVEFNDDGDRKYAHYSILNYQKSRLIQVGIYNGTQVVMNNQRKIIWPGGETEKPQGFQMSTRLKIVTIHQEPFVYVKPTQLDGTCKEEMTLNGVLIKKVICTGPNETIPGRPIVPQCCYGFCVDLLIKLAMTMNFTYEVHLVADGKFGTQERVNNSNKKEWNGMMGELLGGLADMIVAPLTINNERAQYIEFSKPFKYQGLTILVKKEIPRSTLDSFMQPFQSTLWLLVGLSVHVVAVMLYLLDRFSPFGRFKVNSEEEEEDALTLSSAMWFSWGVLLNSGIGEGAPRSFSARILGMVWAGFAMIIVASYTANLAAFLVLDRPEERITGINDPRLRNPSDKFIYATVKQSSVDIYFRRQVELSTMYRHMEKHNYESAAEAIQAVRDNKLHAFIWDSAVLEFEASQKCDLVTTGELFFRSGFGIGMRKDSPWKQNVSLAILSSHENGFMEDLDKTWVRYQECDSRSNAPATLTFENMAGVFMLVAGGIAAGIFLIFIEIAYKRHKDARRKQMQLAFAAVNVWRKNLQQYPPTDITGQLNLSDPSVSTVV from the exons GTCTACGCTATCCTGGTGAGTCACCCTCCCCAGTCCAATGACCACCTCACTCCAACGCCTGTCTCATACACTGCAGGCTTCTACCGCATTCCCGTGGTGGGGCTCACCACCCGCATGTCCATCTACTCGGACAAG AGTATCCACCTGTCCTTCCTGCGGACGGTCCCTCCCTATTCCCACCAAGCGCACGTGTGGTTCGACCTGATGCGCGAGTTCAACTGGAACCACATCATCTTGATAGTGAGCGACGACCACGAGGGGCGGGCCGCTCAGAAGAGGCTCGAGACCCTcttggaggagagagagacaaag aataaaaaaaggaactaTGAAAACCTCGACCAACTGTCCTATGACAACAAGCGAGGACCTAAG GCAGAGAAAGTCCTCCAGTTCAGTCAGGAGACTAACTTAACTGCCCTGCTGCTGGAGGCGAAAGAGCTGGAGGCCCGAGTCATCATCCTGTCCGCCAG TGAGGAGGACGCTGCCGCAGTGTACAAGGCTGCCCGCTTCCTCAACATGACGGGCTCGGGGTACGTGTGGCTGGTGGGCGAGCGGGAGATGTCGGGTAAAGCCCTGAGCGAGGCGCCAGACG GTCTGATTGGCCTCCAGCTCATCAACGGGAAGAATGAGTCAGCCCATATCAATGATGCGGTGGCTGTGGTGGCTCAGTCCATCCAGGAGCTGTTTGAGAAGGAGAATATCACGGAACCCCCGAGAGGATGTGTGGGCAACACCAACATCTGGAAAACAGGGCCACTCTTTAAACG GGTGCTGATGTCATCTAAATACCCAGAGGGCCTCACAGGACGCGTGGAGTTCAATGACGACGGAGACAGGAAGTACGCCCATTACAGTATACTCAACTACCAGAAGAGTCGACTCATTCAAGTCGGCATTTACAATGGAACACAG GTGGTGATGAACAATCAGCGGAAGATCATCTGGCCCGGAGGAGAGACTGAGAAACCGCAGGGCTTCCAGATGTCCACTCGATTAAAG ATAGTGACGATACACCAGGAGCCATTTGTGTATGTGAAACCCACTCAGCTGGACGGAACATGCAAGGAGGAAATGACTTTAAATGGAGTCTTAATTAAAAAGGTTATCTGCACTGGGCCCAATGAGACCATCCCAG GACGTCCAATTGTGCCCCAATGTTGTTATGGATTCTGTGTTGATCTCCTCATCAAGTTGGCTATGACAATGAACTTCACCTATGAGGTGCATCTGGTGGCTGATGGGAAATTCGGAACTCAGGAGCGG GTGAACAACAGTAACAAGAAAGAGTGGAATGGCATGATGGGAGAGCTCCTGGGGGGCCTGGCTGACATGATTGTAGCCCCACTGACTATAAACAACGAACGAGCCCAGTACATCGAGTTCTCCAAACCCTTTAAATATCAAGGCCTCACCATCCTTGTTAAAAAG gaaaTCCCTCGCAGTACGCTGGACTCGTTCATGCAGCCGTTCCAAAGCACGCTGTGGCTGCTGGTGGGTCTTTCGGTGCATGTGGTGGCGGTGATGCTTTACCTACTAGACCGGTTCAG CCCGTTTGGAAGATTTAAAGTAAacagtgaagaggaagaagaagatgccCTCACCTTATCATCTGCTATGTGGTTCTCCTGGGGAGTGTTGCTGAACTCTGGTATAGGAGAAG GTGCGCCGCGCAGCTTCTCAGCGAGAATCCTGGGCATGGTGTGGGCCGGATTTGCCATGATCATTGTGGCTTCTTATACTGCCAACCTGGCTGCCTTCCTTGTGTTGGACCGGCCTGAGGAGCGCATCACCGGCATCAACGACCCAAGG CTGAGAAACCCATCCGACAAGTTCATCTACGCCACGGTGAAGCAGAGCTCCGTGGACATCTACTTCCGGCGGCAGGTGGAGCTTAGCACCATGTACCGCCACATGGAGAAGCACAACTATGAGAGTGCCGCCGAGGCTATCCAGGCCGTGCGTGACAA CAAGCTGCATGCTTTCATCTGGGACTCTGCGGTGCTGGAGTTTGAAGCTTCGCAGAAGTGCGACCTGGTGACCACGGGAGAGCTGTTTTTCCGCTCGGGCTTTGGCATAGGCATGCGCAAGGACAGCCCCTGGAAACAGAATGTGTCCCTGGCCATTCTCAG TTCTCATGAGAACGGCTTCATGGAAGACCTAGATAAAACCTGGGTGAGATACCAGGAGTGTGACTCACGGAGCAATGCCCCAGCCACACTCACCTTTGAAAACATGGCAG GGGTCTTCATGCTTGTGGCAGGAGGAATAGCCGCAGGGATCTTCCTAATCTTCATTGAAATCGCCTATAAGCGGCATAAAGACGCCCGCAGGAAGCAGATGCAGCTCGCCTTTGCGGCGGTCAATGTTTGGAGGAAGAACCTGCAG CAGTACCCACCCACTGACATCACGGGCCAACTCAACTTGTCTGACCCGTCTGTCAGTACTGTGGTATAA